Proteins co-encoded in one Garra rufa chromosome 7, GarRuf1.0, whole genome shotgun sequence genomic window:
- the scamp4 gene encoding secretory carrier-associated membrane protein 4 isoform X1 has product MTDRANNFPPLPKFIPIKPCFYQNVDEEIPQPYQQLVRRIYNLWMLYCITLCVNVVACIAWWAGGGGAVNFGFALLWLVLFSPCSYICWFRPLYKALRADSSFNFMAFFFMFFLQCVLVFIQSLGISGWGACGWIATVIFFGTNVVSAIFMLICTLLFTIDTVLMVFILIKVHRLYRGGGGSFQRAQEEWSTGVWKSAPVREAGFNAISETGPSLPQYPAAVPSYPESGPW; this is encoded by the exons ATGACTG ATCGAGCAAACAACTTCCCCCCACTGCCGAAGTTTATTCCTATAAAGCCATGTTTTTACCAGAACGTGGATGAGGAAATTCCACAGCCCTACCAGCAGCTTGTGCGCCGTATTTACAATCTTTGGATGT TGTACTGTATCACACTATGTGTTAATGTAGTGGCCTGCATAGCCTGGTGGGCCGGAGGAGGCGGAGCGGTCAACTTTGGCTTTGCGCTCCTCTGGCTGGTGCTTTTCAGCCCATGTAGTTACATCTGCTGGTTCAGGCCACTCTATAAAGCATTACG ggctgACAGTTCCTTCAACTTCATGGCATTTTTCTTCATGTTCTTTCTGCAATGTGTTCTTGTCTTCATCCAGAGTCTTGGTATATCAGGTTGGGGTGCTTG TGGTTGGATTGCCACAGTGATCTTTTTTGGCACAAATGTAGTCTCGGCTATATTCATGCTCATCTGTACTCTGCTCTTCACCATAGATACAGTTCTAATGGTGTTCATTCTCATCAAG GTTCATCGACTGTATCGTGGTGGAGGAGGCAGTTTTCAGAGGGCGCAAGAAGAATGGAGCACAGGCGTGTGGAAGAGCGCCCCTGTGAGAGAAGCCGGATTCAACGCAATCTCCGAAACCGGCCCCAGCCTGCCGCAGTATCCCGCCGCTGTGCCCAGTTACCCCGAGAGCGGACCCTGGTGA
- the scamp4 gene encoding secretory carrier-associated membrane protein 4 isoform X2, which produces MTDRANNFPPLPKFIPIKPCFYQNVDEEIPQPYQQLVRRIYNLWMLYCITLCVNVVACIAWWAGGGGAVNFGFALLWLVLFSPCSYICWFRPLYKALRADSSFNFMAFFFMFFLQCVLVFIQSLGISGWGACGWIATVIFFGTNVVSAIFMLICTLLFTIDTVLMVFILIKVHRLYRGGGGSFQRAQEEWSTGVWKSAPVREAGFNAISETGPSLPQYPAAVPSYPESGPW; this is translated from the exons atgacAGATCGAGCAAACAACTTCCCCCCACTGCCGAAGTTTATTCCTATAAAGCCATGTTTTTACCAGAACGTGGATGAGGAAATTCCACAGCCCTACCAGCAGCTTGTGCGCCGTATTTACAATCTTTGGATGT TGTACTGTATCACACTATGTGTTAATGTAGTGGCCTGCATAGCCTGGTGGGCCGGAGGAGGCGGAGCGGTCAACTTTGGCTTTGCGCTCCTCTGGCTGGTGCTTTTCAGCCCATGTAGTTACATCTGCTGGTTCAGGCCACTCTATAAAGCATTACG ggctgACAGTTCCTTCAACTTCATGGCATTTTTCTTCATGTTCTTTCTGCAATGTGTTCTTGTCTTCATCCAGAGTCTTGGTATATCAGGTTGGGGTGCTTG TGGTTGGATTGCCACAGTGATCTTTTTTGGCACAAATGTAGTCTCGGCTATATTCATGCTCATCTGTACTCTGCTCTTCACCATAGATACAGTTCTAATGGTGTTCATTCTCATCAAG GTTCATCGACTGTATCGTGGTGGAGGAGGCAGTTTTCAGAGGGCGCAAGAAGAATGGAGCACAGGCGTGTGGAAGAGCGCCCCTGTGAGAGAAGCCGGATTCAACGCAATCTCCGAAACCGGCCCCAGCCTGCCGCAGTATCCCGCCGCTGTGCCCAGTTACCCCGAGAGCGGACCCTGGTGA